One segment of Arcanobacterium haemolyticum DSM 20595 DNA contains the following:
- a CDS encoding alpha/beta fold hydrolase: MRSMPGLLLKMLMTMRLKPDRFNYLVDDSGFPEPQRSLVKVGDSFVRVHRIGAPAPGLNRIDTDDPGDDRVTFVLIHGIGLSATYLLPLADELCKYGEVLMVDLPGFGDLPAPPRAMTLCDFADVLCSVLDLNGISDPILVGHSMGAQIAVEMMASYPPRFRRAALIGPPVNINERTPGWVVARYSQSSIWERPSLVRVALWSYVRAAAVWMAQIMPRVLDYPIEERIAEVSPDAKFVFIRGEHDHLVPPVWLDFLAQRVPEAEIFTIPGAAHSTLYNDDRNVSTHVVTLLEECER; this comes from the coding sequence ATGAGATCGATGCCTGGCTTGCTACTGAAGATGTTGATGACCATGAGGCTTAAACCGGATCGTTTTAATTATTTGGTGGATGATTCTGGGTTTCCAGAACCGCAGCGTTCGCTGGTGAAGGTGGGTGATTCGTTTGTGCGCGTTCACCGGATTGGTGCTCCGGCTCCTGGGCTGAATCGAATCGATACGGATGATCCTGGTGACGATCGAGTCACGTTCGTGCTGATCCACGGAATCGGGCTTTCGGCTACCTATCTTCTGCCGTTGGCAGATGAACTGTGTAAGTATGGCGAAGTGCTAATGGTGGATCTTCCTGGGTTTGGGGATCTTCCGGCGCCACCGCGTGCGATGACTCTGTGCGATTTCGCGGATGTGTTGTGTTCTGTTCTCGATCTAAACGGGATTTCGGATCCGATTTTGGTTGGGCATTCAATGGGGGCGCAGATCGCTGTGGAAATGATGGCGTCGTATCCACCGCGTTTCCGGCGTGCAGCTTTGATCGGCCCTCCGGTAAACATCAACGAACGTACGCCTGGCTGGGTGGTTGCTCGTTACTCACAATCGTCCATATGGGAGCGGCCATCATTGGTACGTGTTGCCTTGTGGTCTTATGTTCGTGCCGCGGCCGTGTGGATGGCTCAGATTATGCCACGCGTATTGGATTATCCGATTGAAGAACGCATAGCAGAGGTATCTCCTGACGCGAAATTTGTGTTCATACGCGGCGAACATGACCATCTGGTCCCGCCTGTGTGGCTTGATTTCTTAGCGCAGCGAGTCCCCGAAGCCGAGATTTTCACAATCCCTGGAGCCGCACACTCTACCCTCTACAACGACGATCGCAACGTGAGCACCCACGTCGTTACCCTACTGGAGGAGTGCGAACGATGA
- a CDS encoding alpha/beta fold hydrolase translates to MSLHDRLNDYAWFVRSSLVRHRYHQSPESQATIVVVPGIYEGTAQLEPVVRTLSNAGYAIVRVKELAMLTQTTDVLARIVADAAEKIDGPVILLAHSKGGLVGRATIAECRPRNVIGMVTIATPWQGSTLARYFPRKSAVRRLAPGGTDIGSDAETALNSRIYSLTPHVDPHVPNGSYLPGAHNVRLTASGHFYPLGRNETHRYVLTAVERLLGRS, encoded by the coding sequence ATGAGCCTACACGACCGCCTGAACGACTACGCGTGGTTCGTGCGGTCGTCACTGGTTCGGCATCGATACCATCAGTCACCAGAAAGCCAGGCCACGATCGTCGTCGTCCCTGGAATCTACGAAGGAACTGCGCAACTCGAACCCGTCGTACGCACGCTCAGCAACGCCGGGTACGCGATCGTGCGGGTAAAAGAACTCGCGATGCTCACGCAAACCACGGATGTTCTGGCGCGAATCGTCGCCGACGCGGCAGAAAAAATCGATGGTCCCGTCATCCTCCTCGCACACTCGAAAGGCGGGCTCGTAGGGCGCGCCACAATCGCAGAATGCCGGCCACGAAACGTAATCGGAATGGTCACGATCGCAACCCCATGGCAAGGCTCCACGCTCGCACGCTACTTCCCACGAAAATCCGCGGTACGCAGGCTCGCGCCGGGCGGAACAGACATCGGAAGCGACGCAGAAACCGCGCTCAACTCCCGAATCTACTCACTCACCCCACACGTGGACCCGCACGTGCCCAACGGATCATACCTACCCGGAGCACACAACGTACGCCTCACAGCCTCAGGGCACTTCTACCCACTCGGCCGCAACGAAACCCACCGCTACGTCCTCACTGCGGTAGAACGGCTACTCGGACGCTCCTAA
- a CDS encoding UDP-N-acetylmuramate dehydrogenase translates to MTCSIGEMIGHGPVPPAVPSSRALDTPASLSDITTFGIGGTFERLVQAHSEAEIVEAVREADENNVPVLMIGGGSNILASDDHFDGIVIRDMRHEITTIMDDGCGGGQMTVTAGTPWDDVVVYSLEQEWIGLEALSGIPGSAGAAPVQNIGAYGQEVAETIASVRVYDRQRREIHTLFLADLDFGYRHSLLKSSMASGAWGSTPRWIVLSVNFHMRRATLGTPIKYGQLASTLGVSVGDRVPAVDVRQAVLDLRRSKSMVLDNANRNTYSAGSFFTNPIVTAEQAKNLPPEAPQFPVTDHTAINQIGGDAPVVEGLVKSSAAWLISHAGFDKGHGLPGVASLSTDHSLALTNRGGARASDVVALACEVRDGVRNAFGVTLVPEPVFVGVSLD, encoded by the coding sequence ATGACGTGCTCTATCGGCGAAATGATCGGCCACGGGCCGGTTCCACCTGCAGTTCCTTCATCGCGCGCTTTGGACACCCCGGCGTCCCTCAGTGACATCACCACGTTTGGTATAGGTGGAACATTCGAACGCCTTGTCCAGGCCCATTCGGAAGCTGAGATCGTCGAAGCAGTCCGTGAAGCAGACGAAAACAACGTCCCAGTACTCATGATCGGCGGCGGCTCCAACATTTTGGCCTCCGATGATCACTTTGATGGCATCGTAATTAGGGATATGCGCCACGAAATCACTACCATAATGGATGATGGCTGCGGCGGTGGCCAAATGACGGTCACGGCTGGCACCCCATGGGATGACGTGGTGGTGTATTCGCTCGAACAAGAGTGGATCGGCCTAGAGGCCCTGTCGGGCATCCCAGGATCGGCCGGCGCTGCCCCGGTTCAAAACATTGGCGCCTACGGCCAGGAAGTGGCAGAAACGATCGCCTCTGTCCGTGTCTATGACCGCCAGCGCCGCGAGATCCACACGCTTTTCCTCGCAGATCTTGATTTCGGCTACCGCCACTCGCTCCTCAAATCCTCGATGGCTTCGGGCGCCTGGGGCTCCACACCACGCTGGATCGTGCTGTCGGTGAATTTCCACATGCGCCGGGCAACGCTTGGCACGCCGATTAAGTATGGTCAGTTGGCGTCAACGCTCGGTGTTTCGGTTGGGGATCGTGTGCCAGCGGTGGACGTGCGCCAGGCGGTGCTTGATTTGCGCCGCTCGAAGTCGATGGTGTTGGATAACGCGAACCGGAATACGTATTCGGCGGGGTCGTTCTTTACGAATCCGATTGTGACTGCCGAGCAGGCGAAGAATCTGCCGCCGGAGGCTCCTCAGTTTCCGGTAACGGATCATACGGCGATTAACCAGATTGGGGGAGATGCTCCTGTGGTTGAGGGTTTGGTGAAGTCGTCTGCGGCTTGGCTGATTTCGCATGCTGGTTTTGATAAGGGGCATGGTTTGCCTGGCGTTGCGTCGTTGTCTACGGATCATTCGTTGGCGTTGACGAACCGTGGGGGCGCGCGTGCGTCTGACGTGGTTGCGTTGGCCTGCGAGGTTCGTGATGGGGTTCGGAACGCCTTTGGGGTCACCTTGGTTCCGGAACCGGTGTTTGTGGGTGTGAGCCTCGATTAG
- the rpmG gene encoding 50S ribosomal protein L33 encodes MASKSADVRPKITLACEVCKERNYITKKNRRNSPDRLELKKYCPRCNQSQAHRETR; translated from the coding sequence GTGGCTAGCAAGTCTGCAGACGTTCGCCCCAAGATCACCCTCGCTTGCGAGGTTTGCAAGGAGCGTAACTACATTACGAAGAAGAACCGTCGTAACTCGCCGGATCGCCTGGAACTGAAGAAGTACTGCCCAAGGTGCAACCAGTCCCAAGCACACCGCGAAACCCGATAA
- a CDS encoding YajQ family cyclic di-GMP-binding protein, whose translation MADSSFDVVSDYDYQEVDNAVNQTAKEIGQRYDFKNVGASIELSGESITMVANAPERVLAIWDVLQSKLIRRGLSLKQVDVGEGEPKASGKEYRLVGTLKKGIDQANAKKITKLIRDEAPKSVKAQIQGDEVRVSSKSRDDLQETIALLKNGKFEVALQFVNYR comes from the coding sequence ATGGCAGATTCGTCATTCGACGTCGTATCAGATTACGACTACCAAGAGGTAGATAACGCTGTAAATCAAACGGCAAAAGAGATCGGGCAACGTTACGATTTCAAAAATGTTGGAGCTTCTATCGAGCTCTCCGGAGAATCGATCACGATGGTTGCAAATGCTCCAGAGCGCGTGCTCGCAATCTGGGATGTTTTGCAATCCAAGCTGATTCGCCGCGGCCTTTCCCTCAAGCAGGTTGACGTAGGTGAAGGCGAACCGAAGGCGTCCGGCAAGGAATACCGCCTTGTTGGCACGCTCAAGAAGGGTATCGACCAGGCAAATGCAAAGAAGATTACTAAGTTGATTCGCGACGAAGCCCCGAAGTCCGTGAAGGCTCAGATTCAGGGCGACGAAGTTCGTGTCTCATCCAAATCTCGCGATGATCTTCAAGAAACTATTGCTCTTCTTAAGAACGGTAAGTTTGAAGTTGCGCTTCAATTCGTGAACTACCGCTGA
- a CDS encoding FAD-dependent oxidoreductase produces MTQRPLQVAVIGAGPAGIYASDILSKSDVDVQIDLYEKLPAPYGLVRYGVAPDHPRIKAIITALYNVLQRGDIRLVGNVEVGKDITFDELHEHYDAVLLATGADRDRPFDIPGSDLPEVYGASEFVYWYDGHPDVPRTWPLEAKEVAVLGVGNVALDVARILAKHPEDLMSTEIPENVEAGLRQSPITDVHVFGRRGPAQVKFTPMELRELGHVPDVDIVVYPDDFDYDAGSEQAMDESKMTRQVVDQLTNYAFQDAEDLTASRRIHIHMLQAPVEILGDEHVEGIRMERMELQGDQSVKGTGEFIDYPVQAVYRAVGYASSPIPGAPFDERRCVVPNVGGRVMDGENVVTGMYATGWIKRGPVGLIGSTKSDAQETINNLVDDYKAGKLHASTENVGWDASRVLLEERGVRYTDWEGWHHLEDFEKSLGQAAGRERIKVVERETMTAVSRGEEHDGKLY; encoded by the coding sequence GTGACTCAACGTCCACTTCAGGTTGCGGTTATTGGTGCCGGCCCTGCTGGAATCTATGCATCTGATATTTTGTCCAAGTCAGATGTTGATGTACAGATCGATCTGTACGAAAAATTGCCAGCCCCATACGGCCTTGTGCGTTACGGTGTGGCACCGGATCATCCACGTATTAAAGCGATTATTACCGCCCTTTACAACGTGTTGCAGCGCGGCGATATTCGGCTGGTTGGCAACGTTGAAGTAGGCAAAGACATCACGTTTGACGAACTGCATGAACACTACGATGCGGTTCTCCTAGCAACTGGTGCAGATCGTGATCGTCCATTCGATATTCCGGGCTCCGATCTGCCAGAAGTCTACGGGGCATCTGAATTCGTGTACTGGTATGACGGGCACCCAGACGTACCGCGCACCTGGCCGTTGGAAGCCAAAGAAGTTGCCGTTCTTGGCGTTGGAAACGTGGCACTCGATGTGGCCCGCATCCTTGCAAAGCATCCTGAAGATTTGATGAGTACCGAAATTCCAGAAAACGTGGAAGCGGGCTTGCGCCAATCTCCTATTACAGACGTTCACGTGTTCGGCCGTCGCGGCCCCGCTCAAGTGAAGTTCACCCCGATGGAACTGCGCGAACTCGGCCATGTGCCAGACGTTGACATCGTGGTCTACCCAGACGATTTCGATTACGATGCTGGTTCGGAACAAGCCATGGATGAGTCGAAGATGACACGTCAAGTGGTCGATCAACTCACCAACTACGCTTTCCAAGATGCCGAAGATCTCACCGCATCCCGCCGTATCCACATCCATATGTTGCAGGCCCCAGTTGAAATTCTTGGCGATGAACATGTTGAAGGCATCCGCATGGAACGTATGGAACTCCAAGGAGATCAGTCTGTGAAAGGCACTGGAGAATTCATTGATTACCCAGTCCAGGCGGTCTATCGGGCAGTCGGCTACGCGTCGTCGCCAATTCCTGGCGCGCCGTTCGATGAACGCCGCTGCGTTGTGCCAAACGTGGGCGGCCGTGTGATGGACGGCGAAAACGTCGTTACTGGCATGTACGCAACTGGCTGGATCAAACGAGGCCCGGTTGGGTTGATCGGCTCTACGAAGTCTGACGCCCAAGAAACCATCAACAACCTGGTGGACGATTACAAAGCCGGAAAGCTCCATGCATCCACTGAAAATGTTGGCTGGGATGCGTCCCGTGTGCTCCTGGAAGAACGCGGCGTCCGCTACACCGATTGGGAGGGCTGGCACCACCTGGAGGACTTTGAAAAGTCACTTGGGCAGGCCGCAGGCCGTGAGCGCATCAAAGTTGTTGAGCGCGAAACCATGACAGCCGTATCCCGTGGCGAAGAGCACGACGGAAAGCTCTACTGA